One stretch of Pseudovibrio brasiliensis DNA includes these proteins:
- a CDS encoding SDR family NAD(P)-dependent oxidoreductase: protein MARKLNESSAVIVGGTSGIGFAAAKSLLRSGLQKLTICARDVTKGRNALSKLAAEFPGAYLHFVQCDASDPARTETAITHAELAMGRIDVLVSTGGGGIIPKPLQEVKVHELIPTITSLMNSILHPIHAVYPVMTKQRCGTIICLTSDVSIIPTYGSTIVGAGMAGISMFCRSLAVEAKQHCIRVNCVSPSVVRGTPLYDKLERDPFAATLISKVEQNAHLGVIMPDEVAEAICFLAGPGSAKITGQVISVSGGGTPI from the coding sequence GTGGCGCGGAAATTGAATGAATCCTCAGCAGTCATTGTCGGAGGCACTTCTGGTATCGGTTTTGCCGCAGCCAAATCTCTTCTCAGATCAGGTCTTCAAAAGCTCACCATCTGCGCCCGTGATGTCACCAAGGGCCGCAACGCCCTGAGCAAGCTGGCCGCTGAATTTCCCGGCGCTTACCTGCATTTCGTCCAGTGCGATGCATCTGATCCGGCCCGCACCGAAACTGCGATTACCCATGCAGAACTGGCCATGGGGCGAATCGATGTGCTGGTCAGCACCGGTGGCGGAGGCATCATCCCCAAGCCATTGCAGGAAGTGAAAGTGCATGAGTTGATACCAACTATCACCTCCTTGATGAACAGCATCCTGCACCCAATCCATGCTGTTTATCCGGTCATGACAAAACAGCGGTGCGGGACAATTATTTGTTTAACCTCGGATGTTTCCATAATCCCGACCTACGGCAGCACCATTGTGGGGGCGGGTATGGCCGGCATTTCCATGTTCTGTCGTTCCCTAGCGGTAGAAGCCAAACAGCATTGCATCCGGGTCAATTGTGTCAGCCCCAGTGTTGTACGTGGAACCCCTCTTTATGATAAGCTTGAAAGAGATCCTTTTGCTGCCACCCTCATTTCAAAAGTCGAGCAAAATGCCCATTTAGGCGTGATCATGCCCGACGAAGTAGCCGAAGCGATCTGTTTTCTCGCCGGTCCGGGCTCCGCTAAAATAACAGGACAAGTCATTAGCGTTTCCGGAGGAGGCACACCGATTTAA